A region of Chloracidobacterium sp. DNA encodes the following proteins:
- a CDS encoding methyltransferase domain-containing protein — translation MTKILDVGCGANKTEGAIGLDNNPRTAADVIHDLGDIPYPFADNEFDLVVSNHVVEHVPDVMAFISELHRVTKNGGRIKLLTPHYTNPDWPNDPTHRNHINSFTFNTFLAGREVFDFYTDVQLKPIDCYVSLANLWKAIGIEFIVNLDCKWASMRFTRKFWEQYLSYIIRGKELRFEFEVVKKS, via the coding sequence ATGACCAAGATACTCGATGTCGGCTGCGGAGCCAATAAAACTGAAGGTGCGATCGGCCTTGATAACAATCCGCGTACTGCGGCAGATGTCATTCACGATCTGGGCGATATTCCTTATCCTTTTGCGGACAACGAGTTTGATCTGGTCGTTTCAAATCATGTTGTTGAGCATGTGCCGGACGTGATGGCGTTTATCAGTGAACTACATCGAGTCACCAAAAACGGCGGTCGAATTAAGCTCCTCACACCGCACTACACTAACCCCGACTGGCCAAATGACCCGACACATCGCAATCACATTAATTCGTTCACCTTCAATACATTCCTCGCCGGCCGCGAAGTGTTTGATTTCTATACAGACGTTCAGCTAAAGCCCATAGATTGTTATGTTTCACTCGCAAATCTTTGGAAGGCTATCGGCATTGAATTCATCGTAAATTTGGACTGCAAATGGGCGTCAATGCGATTTACACGTAAATTTTGGGAGCAGTATCTGAGTTACATCATTCGCGGGAAAGAACTGAGGTTTGAATTCGAAGTCGTTAAGAAGAGTTAG
- a CDS encoding DNA-3-methyladenine glycosylase 2 family protein, which yields MTKPLNDRQIKNACIKLSLDHEELSFVYKTYGTPPLWDRPTGFSTLLHIILEQQVSLASAKACFDKLAFHLGEVSPDGLLSINDADLKAIGFSRQKAAYARHLSEAILTKRIDLDGLYMLSDADVKAELVKLKGVGEWTSDIYLLMAMLRPDVMPKGDIALHEAYRTLTNGDKRPGSDEFVAMAEKWKPYRSVAARLLWHFYLSEKARRTL from the coding sequence ATGACAAAACCTCTGAACGATCGGCAAATAAAAAATGCCTGCATCAAATTGTCACTGGATCACGAAGAATTGTCGTTTGTTTACAAAACCTACGGCACGCCGCCGCTGTGGGATCGGCCGACTGGATTTTCAACCTTGCTGCATATCATTCTTGAGCAGCAAGTCTCGCTCGCGTCGGCAAAGGCTTGTTTCGACAAGCTCGCATTTCACCTTGGCGAAGTATCGCCCGATGGCTTGCTCTCGATCAATGATGCCGATCTGAAAGCTATCGGTTTCAGTCGTCAAAAGGCTGCTTACGCACGCCATTTGTCCGAAGCGATTCTTACGAAACGCATCGACCTAGACGGATTGTATATGCTGTCTGACGCAGACGTGAAGGCGGAACTCGTCAAACTCAAAGGTGTCGGCGAATGGACGAGCGATATTTACCTGTTGATGGCGATGCTCCGGCCAGACGTTATGCCAAAGGGTGACATTGCTCTGCACGAGGCTTATCGAACATTGACGAACGGCGATAAGCGTCCGGGATCGGATGAGTTTGTTGCGATGGCTGAAAAATGGAAGCCTTACCGATCAGTTGCCGCAAGGCTCTTATGGCATTTTTATCTTTCCGAGAAGGCCCGTCGAACTTTGTAA
- a CDS encoding AMP-binding protein, translated as MNDTNLLEDQPIAWTPTPDVIERAQLTRFMKQVGVSTWDELYAYSINDVEKFTEEVLRFLDIKFDPPYEKLLDTSNGVEMPTWLAGAGLNITEMCLDRWQTEELKDQPAVIWEGEEGTDKSITYQQLKKSVDTYAGILRHEGFTKGDAIGIHLPMMLDTVEVLLAINRIGAIAVPVFSGYGIDAIASRMNAVGAKGLFTFDGVTRRGKEINALEIAREAVKLCPSVKIVLVVGRLPQGDFDCDELTGQSDVKYVDLHDEFYEFAIYVEDHGDPKEYCKTEPTSAEDPLIILYTSGTTGKPKGIAHTHTSFPIKAAQDMAFGTDVGKGTRISWYTDIGWMMGPWLIYGALINGATICIYDGAPDYPQPDRMWEFCAKHKVEVLGISPTLIRALSNCGDDLPKKHDLSSLRAFASTGEPWNPAPWWWLFEKVGDSKLPIINYSGGTEISGGILMGNPLLPIKPCSFPAPCPGMDVDILDENGKPVPPGKVGELVIKQPWIGMARGFWQEKERYLDTYWRRFKDIWVHGDFAMRDKDNHWFILGRSDDTLKVAGKRVGPAEVESLLVAHPLVTEAAVIGVPDEMKGTAMVAFVVVRDAGGGMKDEIQPAPDSSLIPHPSSLETELKALVAKDMGKPLAPSKIHFVSALPKTRNAKVMRRVIRSAYLGEDPGDLSALEDPNAVEEIKKVAG; from the coding sequence ATGAACGACACAAACCTTCTCGAAGACCAACCCATCGCATGGACGCCGACGCCCGATGTCATCGAACGCGCGCAGCTTACCCGTTTTATGAAACAAGTCGGCGTCTCCACGTGGGATGAGCTTTACGCATATTCGATCAACGATGTCGAGAAATTCACCGAAGAGGTTTTACGTTTTCTCGACATCAAATTCGACCCGCCATACGAAAAACTGCTCGACACTTCTAATGGTGTAGAAATGCCTACATGGCTCGCCGGTGCGGGTTTGAACATCACCGAAATGTGCCTCGACCGCTGGCAAACGGAAGAGTTGAAAGATCAACCAGCGGTGATTTGGGAAGGTGAGGAAGGTACAGACAAAAGCATAACTTATCAACAACTTAAAAAATCGGTGGATACGTATGCGGGAATCTTGCGACACGAAGGGTTCACAAAAGGTGATGCCATTGGCATCCACCTTCCGATGATGCTCGACACCGTGGAAGTCCTTCTTGCCATTAACCGAATTGGAGCAATTGCAGTACCAGTCTTCTCTGGATACGGCATTGACGCCATTGCGTCACGAATGAACGCAGTAGGGGCAAAGGGCTTGTTTACGTTTGACGGCGTAACTCGTCGGGGGAAGGAAATTAACGCTTTGGAAATTGCTCGGGAAGCGGTAAAACTCTGCCCATCAGTTAAAATTGTTTTAGTTGTTGGACGCTTGCCACAAGGTGATTTTGATTGCGACGAGTTGACTGGGCAATCCGATGTAAAATATGTAGATCTCCACGACGAATTCTACGAATTTGCCATCTACGTTGAGGATCACGGCGATCCGAAAGAATATTGTAAAACCGAACCAACCTCCGCCGAAGACCCGCTCATTATCCTCTACACCTCCGGCACGACCGGCAAGCCCAAAGGCATTGCTCACACGCATACGAGTTTTCCGATAAAGGCGGCGCAGGATATGGCGTTTGGGACGGATGTCGGCAAAGGCACGCGAATCAGTTGGTACACAGACATAGGCTGGATGATGGGGCCGTGGCTGATCTACGGGGCGTTGATAAACGGTGCGACGATCTGCATCTACGACGGAGCACCCGATTATCCGCAGCCCGACCGCATGTGGGAGTTTTGTGCCAAACATAAAGTCGAGGTTTTGGGCATCTCGCCGACATTGATCCGAGCGTTATCAAATTGCGGCGACGACCTGCCGAAAAAGCACGATCTTTCTTCTCTAAGGGCTTTCGCCTCGACCGGCGAGCCTTGGAATCCGGCCCCGTGGTGGTGGCTTTTTGAAAAGGTCGGCGACAGCAAGCTTCCGATCATCAATTACAGTGGCGGCACAGAGATCTCCGGCGGCATTTTGATGGGCAATCCGCTGCTGCCGATCAAGCCGTGCTCGTTTCCCGCTCCGTGTCCGGGAATGGATGTCGATATCCTCGACGAAAACGGCAAACCGGTTCCACCGGGAAAAGTCGGCGAACTCGTCATCAAACAGCCATGGATCGGCATGGCACGCGGCTTTTGGCAGGAAAAAGAACGCTATCTCGACACTTATTGGCGAAGATTTAAGGACATCTGGGTCCACGGCGATTTCGCCATGCGTGACAAAGACAATCACTGGTTCATCCTAGGCCGCAGCGACGACACGCTAAAGGTCGCCGGCAAACGCGTCGGCCCCGCCGAGGTCGAAAGTTTATTGGTCGCTCATCCGCTAGTCACCGAAGCCGCCGTCATCGGCGTACCCGACGAGATGAAAGGCACCGCGATGGTTGCGTTCGTTGTAGTAAGGGACGCGGGCGGAGGGATGAAGGATGAAATTCAGCCCGCTCCGGATTCATCCCTCATCCCTCATCCCTCATCCCTAGAGACCGAGCTGAAGGCTCTCGTCGCCAAAGACATGGGCAAGCCGCTCGCTCCGTCAAAGATACATTTCGTCTCAGCCCTGCCCAAAACCCGCAACGCCAAAGTAATGCGTCGAGTTATCCGCTCCGCCTACCTCGGCGAAGACCCGGGCGATCTGTCTGCTCTCGAAGATCCGAATGCAGTTGAAGAGATAAAAAAGGTTGCGGGATAA
- a CDS encoding 3-oxoacyl-ACP reductase FabG, with protein sequence MTEIASQIKLPNNLFAGKTAIVTGASRGVGRATALRLAEAGADVVVNYLSNEAEALETVEMCKAKGVEAIVVQADVSEFSGAQQIAKETLAKFGRIDLLVCNAGVWDGAPIEDMTEDLWNKVINTNLKSAWAMTKACVPAMKKQASAAIVMVSSTSGQRGEANYSNYSASKGGQISFTKALASELCPKIRVNAVAPGWIETAMSRPTFDTDGYRQTVIDSIPLKRIATTDDVALSICFLLSDWSQHITGEILNINGGAVLCG encoded by the coding sequence ATGACCGAAATTGCATCGCAGATAAAACTTCCAAACAACCTTTTTGCCGGTAAGACGGCAATAGTTACAGGTGCCTCACGCGGCGTCGGGCGTGCGACCGCTTTGCGGCTGGCTGAGGCTGGTGCTGATGTTGTTGTTAATTATCTGAGCAATGAGGCTGAGGCGCTTGAGACGGTCGAGATGTGCAAGGCGAAAGGCGTCGAAGCTATCGTTGTGCAAGCCGATGTCTCTGAGTTTTCCGGTGCACAGCAGATCGCAAAAGAAACGCTTGCTAAGTTTGGCCGCATCGATCTGCTTGTTTGTAACGCAGGTGTATGGGATGGTGCACCGATCGAGGACATGACCGAAGATCTTTGGAACAAGGTCATTAACACGAATCTCAAATCGGCCTGGGCGATGACAAAAGCATGTGTTCCCGCGATGAAGAAACAGGCGTCGGCTGCGATCGTGATGGTTTCTTCGACATCTGGCCAACGCGGCGAGGCAAATTATTCAAATTATTCAGCATCGAAAGGCGGACAGATATCATTTACAAAAGCCTTAGCGAGCGAGCTTTGCCCAAAGATCCGCGTCAACGCGGTCGCTCCCGGCTGGATCGAAACGGCGATGTCGCGGCCTACATTTGATACGGACGGTTATCGGCAGACAGTTATTGATTCCATTCCTCTAAAAAGAATTGCGACGACGGACGATGTTGCTTTGTCGATCTGCTTTTTGCTCTCTGATTGGTCGCAGCATATCACCGGCGAAATTCTGAACATCAACGGCGGCGCTGTTCTGTGTGGTTGA
- a CDS encoding cysteine synthase family protein — MNINSLSDYQSHFSAVPTSSSYVENLIGNTPLLAIHFHFKGERRTIFAKAEHLNLSGSIKDRMAFHILRSAYRDDVIRKGDIIAEATSGNTGISFAAIGHAFGNPVHVFMPDWMSKERISLIKSYGAEVTLVSREQGGFIGSIEMADALKYEHGRVFLPHQFSNLCNAEAHYLTTAPEIWAQLARVGFEPDAFVAGVGTGGTIMGVAAFLREKDPQIKVHPLEPLESPTLSTGHKVGSHRIQGISDEFIPAICDLGKLDEVISVSDGDSILMAQKLASRLGLGVGISSGANFLGALMAQEKLGKDAIVATVFCDDNKKYLSTDLVHDVPLKDGYLSPDIELFGYQTIGRVDPAEFAALPK, encoded by the coding sequence ATGAACATTAACAGCCTCAGCGATTATCAAAGTCATTTCAGCGCCGTGCCCACCAGTTCGTCGTACGTCGAGAATTTGATCGGCAATACGCCGCTTTTAGCCATTCATTTTCATTTCAAAGGCGAACGCAGAACTATTTTTGCAAAAGCAGAGCATCTCAACCTTTCCGGAAGCATAAAAGACAGGATGGCGTTTCACATCCTAAGATCGGCCTATCGCGATGATGTCATCCGCAAAGGCGACATTATCGCCGAAGCTACTAGCGGGAATACGGGCATTTCGTTTGCCGCTATCGGCCATGCATTCGGCAATCCCGTTCACGTTTTTATGCCTGACTGGATGAGCAAGGAACGGATTTCACTGATAAAGAGTTACGGTGCGGAAGTTACTTTGGTCAGCCGTGAGCAAGGCGGGTTTATCGGCAGTATTGAGATGGCCGATGCTCTCAAATACGAACATGGCCGCGTCTTCCTGCCTCATCAATTCTCAAATCTCTGTAACGCCGAAGCTCATTACTTGACGACAGCCCCTGAGATCTGGGCGCAGCTTGCCCGAGTCGGGTTTGAGCCTGATGCTTTCGTCGCCGGTGTCGGAACTGGCGGAACGATAATGGGGGTGGCGGCATTTCTCCGCGAAAAGGATCCGCAGATCAAGGTCCATCCACTCGAACCATTGGAGTCGCCGACGCTTTCGACGGGGCATAAGGTGGGCAGTCATAGGATCCAGGGAATTTCCGATGAATTTATACCAGCGATATGCGACCTTGGTAAGTTGGACGAAGTTATCAGCGTTTCGGACGGAGACTCGATACTTATGGCCCAGAAACTTGCGTCGCGGCTTGGCCTCGGGGTCGGGATTTCGTCAGGGGCCAACTTTCTCGGAGCGTTGATGGCGCAGGAGAAATTGGGCAAAGACGCAATAGTCGCAACTGTATTTTGCGATGACAACAAGAAGTATCTGAGCACGGATCTGGTTCACGATGTGCCGTTAAAGGACGGTTATCTTTCACCGGACATTGAGCTTTTTGGCTACCAGACGATAGGCCGAGTTGATCCGGCAGAATTTGCTGCACTTCCCAAATAA